A part of Pseudomonas leptonychotis genomic DNA contains:
- the minC gene encoding septum site-determining protein MinC, producing the protein MSQADLLEQDPVFQLKGSMLAITVMELAHNDLARLDQQLSEKVAQAPAFFSNTPLVLALDKLPDGEGELDLAELMAVCRKHGLRTLAIRANREADIAAAQTLDLPVLPPSGARERPIDLAPAKPEKPAEPEFKPSKIITSPVRGGQQVYAQGGDLIVLAPVSAGAELLADGNIHVYAPMRGRALAGIKGNLKARIFCQQMGAELLSIAGHYKVAEDLRRDPLWGEPVQVSLSGDVLNITRL; encoded by the coding sequence ATGAGCCAAGCCGATCTCCTCGAGCAAGACCCCGTATTCCAGCTCAAAGGCAGCATGCTGGCCATCACCGTGATGGAGCTGGCGCACAACGACCTCGCCCGCCTCGACCAGCAGCTCAGCGAAAAGGTCGCGCAGGCTCCGGCCTTCTTCAGCAATACCCCGCTGGTATTGGCCCTGGACAAACTGCCGGACGGCGAAGGCGAGCTCGACCTGGCTGAGCTGATGGCAGTTTGTCGCAAGCACGGCCTGCGCACCCTGGCGATCCGCGCCAACCGCGAAGCCGATATCGCCGCCGCCCAAACGCTGGACTTGCCGGTACTGCCGCCGTCCGGCGCCCGCGAACGCCCCATTGACCTCGCACCCGCCAAGCCAGAAAAGCCTGCCGAGCCTGAATTCAAACCCAGCAAAATCATTACCAGCCCCGTGCGTGGCGGTCAGCAGGTGTATGCCCAGGGCGGCGACCTGATTGTGCTGGCCCCGGTCAGCGCCGGCGCGGAACTTCTTGCCGATGGCAACATCCATGTTTACGCACCGATGCGCGGCCGGGCTCTGGCCGGCATCAAGGGCAATCTCAAGGCGCGGATTTTCTGCCAACAGATGGGCGCCGAACTGCTCTCCATCGCCGGCCACTATAAGGTGGCCGAAGACTTGCGCCGCGACCCGTTATGGGGTGAACCGGTGCAGGTCAGCCTGTCGGGTGACGTGTTGAACATCACCCGCCTTTAA
- a CDS encoding lipid A biosynthesis lauroyl acyltransferase, whose protein sequence is MDRPVFRAYFLHPRFWLLWLGLGLLWLVALLPYSVLLLLGRGLGALMYRLASSRRKIAARNLKLCFPQVPAAERKALLKENFASTGITFFEMAIAWWWPVERLRRLGTIEGLEHLRQAEADGQGVILMALHFTTLEMGGGLLGMAQDMYGMYRPHKNPLFDYVQRRGREQRLLGVIGRDDVRGMLKLLRAGGVVWYAPDQDYGAQRSVFVPLFGTQAATVTATSKFARMGRARVIPFTQQRLPYDQGYRLVIHPPLADFPTESEEADCLRVNQWIEQAISVCPEQYLWAHRRFKTRPKGEAKLYKKR, encoded by the coding sequence ATGGATCGCCCTGTATTTCGCGCTTATTTCCTGCACCCGCGTTTTTGGCTGTTGTGGCTCGGCCTAGGCCTGCTGTGGCTAGTCGCCTTACTGCCCTACAGCGTGCTGCTGCTATTGGGGCGCGGCCTGGGTGCGCTGATGTATCGCCTGGCCAGCTCGCGGCGCAAAATTGCGGCGCGTAACCTCAAGCTGTGCTTCCCGCAGGTGCCGGCAGCTGAGCGCAAGGCCCTGCTCAAAGAAAACTTCGCTTCCACCGGTATCACCTTTTTTGAAATGGCCATTGCCTGGTGGTGGCCGGTCGAGCGCTTGCGCCGCCTGGGCACCATTGAGGGGCTTGAGCACCTGCGCCAGGCCGAGGCCGATGGCCAGGGTGTGATTCTGATGGCGCTGCACTTCACCACGTTGGAAATGGGCGGTGGCTTGCTGGGCATGGCCCAGGACATGTACGGCATGTATCGCCCGCACAAGAATCCGTTGTTCGATTATGTGCAGCGCCGCGGGCGTGAGCAGCGCTTGCTGGGGGTGATTGGTCGTGACGATGTGCGCGGCATGCTCAAACTGCTGCGCGCCGGTGGTGTGGTGTGGTACGCACCGGATCAGGATTACGGCGCACAGCGCAGCGTATTCGTGCCGCTGTTCGGCACCCAGGCGGCGACCGTTACCGCCACCAGCAAATTCGCGCGCATGGGGCGAGCACGGGTGATTCCCTTCACCCAGCAACGCTTGCCCTATGATCAGGGTTATCGCTTGGTGATTCATCCGCCGCTGGCCGATTTCCCCACTGAGAGCGAAGAGGCCGATTGCCTGCGGGTCAATCAGTGGATCGAGCAGGCTATCAGCGTCTGCCCCGAGCAATACCTATGGGCGCACCGGCGTTTCAAAACGCGGCCCAAGGGTGAGGCCAAGCTGTATAAAAAGCGTTAA
- a CDS encoding patatin-like phospholipase family protein — protein MPHTAPTHQPVTGLILSGGGARAAYQVGVLAAIADLLPNAAHNPFPVIVGTSAGAINAVGLACGALHFTEAVRRLTNVWQGFHTHQVYRSDWPGVLRQASRFIGHSLLGLGGQVPVALLDSSPLAKLLARELDFTGIAAALRHRQLRAVAVTAFGYESGQAVTFYQGRAAIDPWFRHRRVGVPTRLALEHLLASASIPLIFPPVKINREYFGDGAVRQSAPISPALHLGATRVLVVGVSGNPAVAQARLPVVRAQQSRPPSLAQISGHMLNSTFIDSLESDIELLERLNEMGRLIPAENHPRGLGLKPVDVLVISPSQPLDLIAARHRHELPKALRLFLRGPGATKASGAGVLSYLLFEPGYCNELIELGYQDAMAQKARLIEFLCLDSPPVPAVIPVPA, from the coding sequence ATGCCGCACACTGCTCCAACCCATCAGCCGGTTACCGGACTGATTCTCTCCGGCGGTGGCGCACGGGCGGCCTATCAGGTGGGCGTGCTGGCGGCAATTGCCGATCTGCTGCCGAATGCGGCGCATAATCCCTTTCCAGTGATCGTGGGTACTTCGGCTGGCGCCATCAATGCGGTGGGGCTGGCGTGCGGTGCTTTGCATTTCACCGAAGCGGTGCGCCGGCTGACCAACGTCTGGCAGGGTTTTCATACCCATCAGGTGTACCGCAGTGACTGGCCCGGCGTGTTGCGCCAGGCCAGCCGTTTTATCGGCCACAGCCTGCTAGGGTTGGGTGGTCAGGTGCCAGTGGCGCTGCTCGACAGTTCGCCACTGGCCAAGTTGCTGGCGCGCGAGCTGGATTTCACCGGGATAGCCGCCGCCCTGCGCCATCGCCAGCTGCGCGCGGTGGCCGTGACGGCATTTGGTTATGAAAGCGGCCAGGCGGTGACCTTCTATCAGGGCCGCGCCGCTATCGATCCCTGGTTCCGCCATCGCCGAGTCGGTGTGCCGACCCGTTTGGCGCTCGAACACCTGCTGGCCAGCGCCTCTATCCCACTGATTTTTCCGCCAGTGAAGATCAATCGTGAATATTTTGGTGATGGCGCGGTGCGTCAGTCTGCGCCGATCAGCCCGGCCCTGCACTTGGGCGCTACGCGGGTGCTGGTGGTGGGTGTCAGCGGTAATCCGGCGGTGGCGCAGGCTCGGTTGCCGGTGGTGCGTGCTCAGCAGAGTCGCCCGCCGAGTTTGGCGCAAATCAGTGGGCACATGCTCAACAGCACCTTTATTGACAGCCTGGAAAGCGATATTGAGTTGCTCGAACGGCTTAATGAGATGGGGCGGCTGATTCCCGCCGAAAATCATCCGCGTGGGTTGGGCCTCAAGCCGGTGGATGTACTGGTGATTTCACCTAGCCAACCGCTGGACTTAATTGCCGCGCGCCATCGGCACGAGTTGCCCAAGGCGCTGCGCTTGTTCCTGCGCGGACCGGGAGCGACCAAGGCCAGCGGCGCGGGCGTGCTGAGTTATTTGCTGTTTGAGCCAGGTTACTGCAATGAACTGATCGAATTGGGCTACCAGGACGCCATGGCGCAGAAAGCTCGCTTGATCGAGTTTCTCTGCCTCGACAGCCCGCCGGTGCCCGCAGTAATTCCTGTGCCTGCTTAA
- a CDS encoding aspartate aminotransferase family protein — protein sequence MSVQHDPVQRADFDQVMVPNYAPAAFIPVRGAGSRVWDQSGRELIDFAGGIAVNVLGHAHPALVKALTEQAGNLWHVSNVFTNEPALRLAKKLIDATFADRVFFCNSGAEANEAAFKLARRVAFDKFGEDKHEIIAATNSFHGRTLFTVSVGGQPKYSDGFGPKIQGISHIPYNDIEALKAAVSDKTCAVVLEPIQGEGGVLPADLAYLQAARELCDKHNALLVFDEVQSGMGRSGELFAYMHYDVTPDILSSAKSLGGGFPIGAMLTTSELAKHLAVGTHGTTYGGNPLACAVGEAVIDTINTPEVLAGVKTKHQRFKTKLEQIGQQYGVFSEVRGLGLLIGAVLSDAWKGKAKAILDAAAVEGVMVLQASPDVVRFAPSLVVEDADIDEGLARFERAVATLANA from the coding sequence ATGTCCGTTCAGCACGACCCGGTGCAACGCGCCGATTTCGACCAGGTGATGGTGCCCAACTACGCACCCGCTGCCTTTATTCCAGTACGTGGCGCGGGTTCGCGTGTGTGGGATCAAAGCGGTCGCGAGCTGATTGACTTTGCCGGCGGCATTGCCGTCAACGTGCTGGGCCATGCCCATCCGGCGCTGGTCAAGGCGCTCACCGAGCAGGCCGGCAACCTCTGGCACGTATCCAACGTATTTACTAACGAGCCGGCTCTGCGCCTGGCCAAGAAACTGATCGACGCCACCTTTGCCGACCGTGTGTTTTTCTGTAACTCCGGCGCTGAAGCCAACGAGGCCGCCTTTAAGCTGGCCCGTCGCGTGGCATTCGATAAGTTCGGTGAAGACAAGCACGAGATCATTGCCGCGACCAACAGCTTCCACGGTCGCACCCTGTTTACCGTGAGCGTCGGCGGTCAGCCGAAGTACTCCGACGGTTTCGGCCCGAAGATCCAGGGCATCAGCCATATCCCTTATAACGATATCGAGGCGCTGAAGGCCGCGGTGTCGGACAAGACCTGCGCCGTGGTGCTGGAGCCGATCCAGGGTGAGGGCGGCGTATTGCCGGCTGATCTGGCTTACCTGCAAGCAGCCCGTGAGTTGTGCGACAAGCACAATGCGCTGTTGGTGTTCGACGAAGTGCAGAGCGGCATGGGCCGTAGCGGCGAGTTGTTCGCCTATATGCACTACGACGTGACCCCGGACATCCTGTCCAGCGCCAAGAGCCTGGGCGGCGGCTTCCCGATTGGCGCCATGCTGACCACCAGTGAGCTGGCCAAGCACCTGGCGGTGGGTACTCACGGCACCACTTACGGCGGTAATCCGCTGGCCTGCGCGGTCGGTGAAGCCGTGATCGACACCATCAACACCCCTGAAGTGCTGGCTGGGGTGAAAACCAAGCATCAGCGCTTCAAAACCAAGCTGGAGCAGATCGGCCAGCAGTACGGCGTGTTCAGCGAGGTGCGCGGTCTTGGTTTGTTGATAGGGGCAGTGCTGTCCGATGCCTGGAAAGGCAAGGCCAAGGCGATTCTCGACGCCGCTGCAGTGGAAGGTGTGATGGTGCTGCAGGCCAGCCCGGACGTGGTGCGTTTCGCCCCGAGCCTGGTGGTGGAAGACGCCGATATCGATGAAGGTCTGGCGCGCTTCGAGCGGGCTGTGGCCACGCTGGCTAACGCCTGA
- the aruF gene encoding arginine/ornithine succinyltransferase subunit alpha: MLVMRPAQMADLTEVQRLAADSPVGVTSLPDDSERLREKIVASEASFAAEVSFNGEESYFFVLEDSESGRLVGCSGIVASAGYSEPFYSFRNETFVHNSRELKIHNKIHVLSLCHDLTGNSLLTSFYVDRSLVNSAWSELNSRGRLLFLANHPERFADALVVEIVGYSDEAGDSPFWDAVGRNFFDMNYTEAERLCGLKSRTFLAELMPHYPIYVPLLPDEAQEAMGQVHPRAQISFDILMREGFETDHYIDIFDGGPTLHARTSGIRSIAQSRVVPVRIGEPGKGGRPYLVSNGQLQDFRAIVVELDWVPGKPVTLSVAAAEALGVGEGVSVRLVAV; this comes from the coding sequence ATGCTGGTGATGCGCCCCGCGCAAATGGCCGACCTCACTGAAGTGCAGCGTCTCGCCGCGGACAGCCCGGTTGGTGTGACTTCACTGCCGGACGACAGTGAGCGTCTGCGCGAAAAGATTGTGGCTTCCGAAGCCTCATTTGCTGCCGAAGTCAGCTTTAACGGTGAAGAAAGCTATTTCTTCGTGCTTGAAGACAGCGAGAGCGGTCGCCTGGTCGGCTGCTCCGGCATCGTCGCCTCGGCGGGCTATTCCGAGCCGTTCTACAGCTTTCGTAACGAAACCTTCGTGCACAACTCCCGCGAGCTGAAGATCCATAACAAGATCCACGTGCTCTCGCTGTGTCACGACCTCACGGGCAATAGCCTGCTGACCAGCTTTTACGTTGATCGCTCGCTGGTGAATAGCGCCTGGTCGGAGCTCAATTCCCGTGGTCGCCTGTTGTTTCTGGCCAACCACCCGGAACGGTTTGCCGATGCGCTGGTGGTGGAGATCGTCGGTTACAGCGACGAGGCTGGCGATTCGCCGTTCTGGGATGCGGTGGGGCGCAACTTCTTCGACATGAACTACACCGAGGCCGAACGCCTGTGTGGTCTGAAGAGCCGCACCTTCCTCGCCGAGCTGATGCCGCACTACCCGATTTACGTGCCGTTGTTGCCAGACGAAGCCCAGGAAGCCATGGGTCAGGTGCACCCGCGGGCGCAGATCAGCTTCGACATTTTGATGCGCGAAGGCTTCGAGACTGATCATTACATCGACATCTTCGATGGTGGCCCGACCCTGCATGCACGCACCTCAGGGATCCGCTCGATTGCCCAGAGCCGCGTGGTGCCGGTGCGCATCGGCGAGCCAGGCAAAGGCGGGCGCCCTTATCTGGTCAGCAACGGCCAGCTGCAGGATTTCCGCGCCATTGTCGTGGAGCTGGATTGGGTGCCGGGTAAGCCGGTGACCTTGAGTGTTGCGGCCGCCGAGGCCTTGGGCGTCGGCGAAGGCGTCAGCGTACGCCTGGTTGCGGTTTAA
- the astA gene encoding arginine N-succinyltransferase, translating to MIVRPVRSTDLPALFQLARSTGAGLTTLPANEERLAHRVGWAEKTFQGCAERADADYLFVLENDNGEVVGISAVAGAVGLREPWYNYRVGLTVSASQELNIHRQIPTLFLANDLTGNSELCSLFLRSDQRSGLNGRLLSKARFLFIAEFRELFGDKVIAEMRGMSDDQGRSPFWESLGRHFFKMEFSQADYLTGVGNKAFIAELMPKFPLYTCFLSEDARNIIGRVHPDTEPALAMLKGEGFSYQGYVDIFDAGPAIEAETAKIRAVHDSQVLVLAIGTPGDDAPQFLIHNRKREECRITAASARLAAGTLVVDAQTAKRLQLSAGDQVRAVAVSARG from the coding sequence ATGATCGTTCGTCCCGTTCGTAGCACCGATTTGCCAGCGCTGTTTCAACTGGCACGCAGTACCGGTGCTGGCCTGACCACCTTGCCCGCCAACGAAGAGCGCCTGGCGCACCGCGTGGGCTGGGCCGAGAAAACCTTCCAAGGCTGTGCCGAGCGTGCCGATGCCGATTACCTGTTCGTGCTGGAAAACGACAACGGTGAGGTGGTCGGTATCTCGGCGGTCGCTGGCGCCGTTGGCCTGCGTGAGCCTTGGTATAACTACCGGGTCGGCCTGACCGTCAGCGCCTCGCAGGAGCTGAACATTCACCGGCAGATTCCAACGCTGTTTCTCGCCAACGACCTGACTGGCAACTCCGAGCTGTGCTCACTGTTTTTACGCAGCGACCAGCGCAGCGGCCTGAATGGCCGTTTGCTGTCCAAGGCGCGCTTTCTGTTTATCGCCGAGTTCCGCGAACTGTTTGGCGACAAGGTGATTGCCGAGATGCGCGGCATGTCCGATGACCAGGGCCGTTCGCCGTTCTGGGAGAGTCTGGGTCGGCACTTTTTCAAAATGGAGTTCAGCCAGGCTGACTACCTCACGGGGGTTGGTAACAAGGCCTTTATCGCCGAGCTGATGCCCAAGTTTCCGCTCTATACCTGCTTTCTCTCTGAGGATGCACGCAACATCATCGGCCGCGTCCATCCGGACACTGAGCCGGCGCTGGCGATGCTCAAGGGCGAGGGTTTCAGCTATCAGGGTTACGTCGACATCTTCGACGCCGGTCCGGCCATCGAGGCAGAAACCGCGAAAATTCGCGCGGTGCACGACAGCCAAGTATTGGTCTTGGCCATTGGTACCCCAGGCGATGACGCCCCCCAGTTCTTGATCCACAACCGTAAGCGCGAGGAGTGCCGGATTACCGCAGCCTCGGCGCGCTTGGCGGCTGGCACCTTGGTCGTTGATGCGCAAACTGCCAAACGTCTGCAGCTGTCGGCCGGCGATCAGGTGCGTGCTGTGGCGGTTTCTGCGCGCGGCTGA
- the astD gene encoding succinylglutamate-semialdehyde dehydrogenase produces the protein MSTHYIAGAWHAGQGEALESLNPVSQESIWQGQAASAAQVDAAVQAARAAFPTWASRSLDERIAVLEQFAVTLKNQAEALGHCIGEETGKPLWETATEVTSMANKVAISIQSYRERTGEKSGPLADATAVLRHKPHGVVAVFGPYNFPGHLPNGHIVPALLAGNCVVFKPSELTPKVAELTVKCWIEAGLPAGVLNLVQGARDTGVALAAHDGIDGLFFTGSSRTGNLLHNQFAGRPDKILALEMGGNNPLVVDQVADINAAVYTIIQSAFISAGQRCTCARRLLVPQGTWGDSLLERLVEVAASIKVGSFDAQPAPFMGSVISLAAAQHLIKAQQHLLAQGAKPLLEMTQPLPGAALLTPGIIDVTDVAERADEEFFGPLLQVIRYAGFEAAIAEANNTQYGLAAGLLSDSKARYEQFWLQSRAGIVNWNKQLTGAASTAPFGGVGASGNHRASAYYAADYCAYPVASLESDSLSLPATLTPGVSL, from the coding sequence ATGAGCACTCATTACATCGCCGGTGCCTGGCACGCAGGTCAGGGCGAAGCCCTGGAATCGCTCAATCCGGTCAGCCAGGAAAGCATCTGGCAAGGTCAGGCCGCCAGTGCTGCGCAGGTTGATGCTGCTGTGCAAGCCGCTCGCGCCGCATTCCCGACCTGGGCCTCGCGCTCGCTGGATGAGCGCATCGCCGTGCTCGAACAATTTGCCGTCACCTTGAAAAACCAAGCCGAGGCTCTGGGCCACTGCATTGGTGAAGAAACCGGCAAGCCGCTGTGGGAAACCGCCACCGAAGTCACCAGCATGGCTAACAAGGTGGCGATCTCGATCCAGAGTTACCGCGAGCGTACCGGTGAGAAGAGTGGCCCACTGGCCGACGCCACTGCCGTACTGCGGCACAAGCCGCACGGCGTGGTCGCGGTCTTCGGTCCGTACAACTTCCCGGGGCATTTGCCCAATGGCCATATCGTACCGGCGCTGCTGGCGGGTAACTGCGTGGTGTTCAAGCCCAGCGAGCTGACCCCGAAAGTCGCCGAGCTGACGGTTAAATGCTGGATCGAAGCCGGCTTGCCGGCGGGCGTGCTCAATCTGGTGCAGGGTGCACGCGATACCGGTGTGGCCCTGGCTGCGCATGACGGCATCGACGGCTTGTTTTTTACCGGCTCCAGCCGCACTGGCAACCTGCTGCACAACCAGTTTGCTGGGCGTCCGGACAAGATCCTTGCGCTGGAAATGGGCGGCAACAACCCATTGGTGGTGGATCAGGTCGCGGATATTAATGCGGCGGTGTACACCATCATTCAGTCGGCCTTTATTTCGGCCGGGCAGCGCTGCACCTGTGCGCGTCGTCTGCTGGTACCGCAAGGTACGTGGGGCGACAGCCTGCTGGAGCGCCTGGTTGAAGTGGCGGCAAGCATTAAAGTGGGTAGTTTTGACGCCCAGCCTGCGCCTTTTATGGGTTCGGTGATTTCCTTGGCCGCTGCGCAGCACCTGATCAAGGCGCAGCAGCATCTGCTGGCCCAGGGCGCCAAACCGTTGCTGGAAATGACCCAGCCGTTGCCGGGTGCTGCCTTGCTTACGCCTGGCATCATTGATGTGACAGACGTGGCTGAACGTGCGGATGAAGAGTTCTTTGGCCCGCTGCTGCAGGTCATCCGCTACGCAGGCTTCGAGGCGGCCATCGCCGAGGCCAACAACACTCAATACGGCCTGGCCGCCGGCTTGCTGTCGGACTCCAAGGCGCGCTACGAGCAGTTCTGGCTGCAAAGCCGCGCCGGTATCGTCAACTGGAACAAGCAGCTGACAGGCGCAGCCAGTACCGCGCCATTTGGCGGTGTGGGCGCCTCCGGCAATCACCGCGCCAGCGCCTATTACGCAGCCGATTATTGCGCCTACCCGGTGGCCTCGCTGGAATCCGACAGCCTGAGTCTGCCTGCCACCCTGACCCCCGGAGTAAGTCTGTGA
- the astB gene encoding N-succinylarginine dihydrolase, which yields MSHSFEVNFDGLVGPTHNYGGLSYGNVASQSNSQVGSSPKEAAKQGLAKMKALMEMGFKQGVLAPQERPNVAVLRSLGFTGTDAQVIQKAAKDAMPLLVASCSASSMWTANACTVSPSADTADGRVHFTAANLNCKFHRSIEHPTTSRVLGAMFANDQHFAHHAALPAVGQFGDEGAANHTRFCKNYGDAGVEFFVFGRSAFDSRFPAPQRYPARQTLEASQAVARLHGLSDDGVVYAQQTPAVIDQGVFHNDVIAVGNGEVLFYHQDAFLDTDTMLAELSDKLARRGGNFQAVCVPRDAVTVEDAVKSYLFNSQLLNRAEGGMLLIVPEECRNNANVWRYLEQLTSTNGPIREVKVFDLKQSMQNGGGPACLRLRVALKEHELAAVNQGVIMTPTLHDTLSLWVDKHYRDRLSENDLADPQLLNECRTALDELTQILKLGAVYPFQLAE from the coding sequence GTGAGCCATTCATTTGAGGTGAATTTCGACGGTTTGGTCGGGCCTACCCACAACTACGGTGGGCTGTCTTACGGCAACGTTGCCTCGCAAAGCAACAGCCAGGTGGGCTCCAGCCCGAAAGAGGCCGCCAAGCAGGGCCTGGCCAAGATGAAGGCCTTGATGGAGATGGGCTTTAAGCAGGGCGTACTGGCGCCGCAGGAGCGCCCGAATGTCGCCGTGCTGCGCAGCCTGGGCTTTACCGGCACAGACGCACAGGTGATTCAGAAGGCCGCCAAAGATGCCATGCCGCTGTTGGTCGCCAGCTGCTCGGCCTCCAGCATGTGGACAGCCAACGCCTGTACCGTCAGCCCGAGTGCCGACACGGCCGATGGTCGCGTGCATTTCACCGCCGCTAACCTCAATTGCAAATTCCACCGCTCAATAGAACACCCGACCACCAGCCGTGTGCTCGGCGCCATGTTCGCTAATGATCAGCACTTCGCCCACCACGCTGCGCTGCCTGCTGTTGGCCAGTTCGGTGATGAAGGCGCGGCCAATCACACGCGCTTCTGCAAAAACTACGGCGATGCTGGGGTGGAGTTCTTTGTGTTCGGCCGCAGCGCCTTCGACAGCCGCTTCCCGGCCCCGCAGCGCTACCCGGCGCGGCAAACCCTGGAGGCCTCGCAAGCGGTGGCCCGCTTGCATGGCTTGAGCGATGACGGTGTGGTCTACGCCCAGCAAACCCCTGCAGTGATCGATCAGGGTGTGTTCCACAACGATGTGATCGCCGTGGGCAATGGCGAGGTGCTGTTCTATCACCAGGACGCTTTCCTCGACACCGACACGATGCTGGCTGAGCTGAGTGACAAGCTCGCTCGCCGAGGCGGTAACTTCCAGGCCGTGTGCGTGCCGCGTGATGCGGTAACGGTGGAGGATGCGGTCAAGTCCTACCTGTTCAACAGCCAACTGCTTAACCGCGCCGAGGGCGGCATGTTGCTGATCGTGCCGGAAGAGTGCCGTAACAACGCCAATGTCTGGCGCTACCTGGAGCAGCTGACCAGCACTAATGGGCCGATCCGTGAGGTCAAGGTATTCGACCTCAAGCAGAGCATGCAGAACGGTGGTGGCCCGGCTTGCTTGCGCTTGCGTGTGGCGCTCAAGGAACATGAGCTGGCAGCTGTCAATCAGGGTGTGATCATGACCCCGACGCTGCACGACACCTTGAGCCTCTGGGTCGACAAGCATTACCGCGATCGCCTGAGCGAAAACGACCTGGCTGACCCACAATTGTTGAACGAATGCCGTACGGCCTTGGATGAACTGACGCAGATCCTTAAACTGGGCGCGGTTTATCCCTTTCAATTAGCTGAGTAG
- a CDS encoding topoisomerase II → MSDALQLILEDTDGTQLETSCTRFAVIWQGQEIWFQQVGNNQLMIGVDVEEGAAEYANLLLRPLATNLVSLELEMEAAEQGEDDDHVHGPDCTHD, encoded by the coding sequence ATGAGCGACGCCCTGCAACTGATCCTCGAAGACACTGACGGCACCCAGCTGGAAACCTCTTGCACACGTTTTGCCGTGATCTGGCAGGGCCAGGAAATCTGGTTCCAGCAGGTGGGCAACAACCAGCTGATGATCGGTGTGGACGTGGAGGAGGGCGCTGCTGAATACGCCAACCTGTTGCTGCGCCCGCTGGCCACCAACTTGGTCAGCCTGGAGCTGGAAATGGAAGCCGCTGAACAGGGTGAAGACGACGATCACGTGCATGGCCCTGACTGCACTCACGACTGA
- the astE gene encoding succinylglutamate desuccinylase, which translates to MLALGKLLELTLVGHEPAAKIQLTPEGTRLRWLAEGALEVTPPAARDNGQDLLLSAGIHGNETAPIELLDRLLQGIARNQLQPRARILFLFGNPVAMRSGERYIEQDINRLFNGRHDQHTGAEALRACDLEHLAANFFSKPERTRLHYDLHTAIRASKIEQFALYPFQEGRPRSQRELARLSAAGIEAVLLHNKSSITFSAYTYTQLGAEAFTLELGKARPFGQNELVNLDLLELHLQALIEGREPEGATGELGELKLFAVAREVIKHSDAFKLHLPADIENFSELPVGYLLAEDLSDTRWVVDEPGARIIFPNPKVKNGLRAGILIVPAEDVQLA; encoded by the coding sequence ATGCTTGCTCTCGGTAAACTGCTTGAACTGACCCTGGTCGGCCATGAGCCGGCAGCGAAGATTCAGCTGACTCCCGAGGGCACGCGTTTGCGTTGGCTGGCCGAGGGCGCGTTGGAAGTAACGCCGCCAGCGGCCCGCGACAACGGCCAGGACCTGCTGTTATCAGCCGGTATCCATGGTAATGAAACCGCGCCCATCGAGTTACTCGATCGCCTGTTGCAGGGCATCGCCCGCAATCAGCTACAGCCTCGCGCACGTATTCTGTTTCTGTTCGGTAACCCCGTTGCCATGCGCAGTGGCGAGCGTTATATCGAACAAGACATCAACCGCCTGTTCAACGGCCGTCACGACCAGCACACCGGGGCCGAAGCGTTGCGTGCTTGCGACCTGGAGCACCTGGCCGCGAATTTTTTCAGCAAGCCAGAGCGCACCCGCCTGCATTACGACCTGCACACTGCCATACGTGCGTCGAAGATTGAGCAGTTCGCCCTCTATCCGTTTCAAGAGGGGCGGCCGCGCAGCCAGCGTGAACTGGCGCGCCTCAGCGCTGCCGGGATCGAGGCGGTGCTGCTGCACAACAAGAGTTCGATCACCTTCAGTGCTTACACCTATACCCAACTTGGGGCTGAAGCCTTCACCCTGGAACTGGGTAAGGCGCGGCCGTTTGGGCAGAACGAGTTGGTCAATCTGGACTTGCTTGAGCTGCATCTGCAGGCCTTGATCGAAGGGCGCGAGCCCGAAGGTGCAACGGGCGAGCTGGGTGAGCTAAAACTCTTTGCCGTGGCTCGTGAAGTGATCAAGCACAGTGACGCCTTCAAGCTTCACCTGCCCGCCGATATCGAGAACTTCAGTGAGCTGCCGGTTGGCTATTTGTTGGCTGAAGACCTTTCCGACACTCGCTGGGTGGTGGATGAGCCGGGTGCACGGATCATCTTCCCCAACCCCAAGGTCAAGAACGGCCTGCGTGCCGGCATTCTGATCGTCCCCGCCGAAGACGTGCAGCTGGCCTGA